One window of Triticum dicoccoides isolate Atlit2015 ecotype Zavitan chromosome 5A, WEW_v2.0, whole genome shotgun sequence genomic DNA carries:
- the LOC119299548 gene encoding photosystem I chlorophyll a/b-binding protein 6, chloroplastic-like, producing MARGEKVQERSTETRLPGDFGFDPLGFGSEPELLRWFAQAELMHGRWAMLATAGILVSEILHKILVPEVLHKRGFMDEFSWYTAGEREYFADPWTLFVTHMALMGWVEGRRWMDYLNPGSVDIEPRFPNRRNPTPDVGYPGGLWFDWGNWGRGSPEHVMVLCTKEIKNGRLAILAFVGFRFQVVYTGKGPLDNLFAHLANPGHFNIFLAFTSH from the exons ATGGCACGAGGAGAAAAGGTGCAAGAAAGAAGCACGGAAACACG CCTCCCGGGAGACTTTGGATTTGATCCTCTCGGATTTGGATCGGAGCCGGAGTTGCTGCGGTGGTTCGCGCAGGCGGAGCTGATGCATGGCCGGTGGGCGATGCTGGCCACGGCCGGGATCCTGGTCTCGGAGATCCTGCACAA GATCCTGGTCCCGGAGGTCCTGCACAAGCGGGGCTTCATGGACGAGTTCTCATGGTACACGGCCGGCGAGCGTGAGTACTTCGCGGACCCATGGACGCTGTTCGTGACTCATATGGCGCTCATGGGGTGGGTGGAGGGCCGGCGGTGGATGGACTACCTCAACCCGGGATCCGTGGACATTGAGCCGCGGTTCCCCAACCGCAGGAACCCCACCCCGGACGTGGGGTACCCGGGCGGGTTGTGGTTCGACTGGGGCAATTGGGGCCGCGGCTCGCCGGAGCACGTCATGGTGCTCTGCACCAAGGAGATCAAGAACGGCCGCCTCGCCATACTCGCCTTCGTCGGCTTCCGGTTCCAAGTCGTCTACACCGGCAAGGGCCCCCTCGACAACCTCTTCGCACACCTTGCCAACCCCGGCCACTTCAACATCTTCTTG GCGTTCACGTCCCACTGA